A single Haloglycomyces albus DSM 45210 DNA region contains:
- a CDS encoding AI-2E family transporter codes for MGRWTERLHRMWIGLRTNDPSERKSSNRPPRVTVKELEEDPPAPPSRPSSADDDADGRVPTGLRIGAAWAWRMVVIGIAVVAFLWFLAKASIVVIPLVVAVLLAAMFQPMAAWLMKHGWNKSLAALLVLVTGLAAVAGTLTFVVDQFIKGVPDFGQQAVEGLKEAQKWLESGPYGLDGQQVTAYLSNVEDSVSDWFSDNQTDLAQSALDIGGSVATSLIYTLTGFFLVLFCTYFFLRDGRSIWEFLTGMLPARAVEPTRYAGGAGWSSMVQYMRTMVLVALVDAFGIGLGLWILDIPLWLPLAALVFLGGFIPIVGATVSGSVAVMVALIGTDNPLWNALFVLLIVLAVQQIESNILHPVMMSRAVKLHPLAIVLSVTTGGILAGIVGALIAVPALAMINAFVRALSRYREAHRHAEEEDVTLEGEESVALRRDEEEQTS; via the coding sequence ATGGGACGATGGACTGAGCGCCTGCATCGAATGTGGATCGGCCTTCGCACGAACGACCCTTCGGAGCGGAAGAGTTCGAATCGTCCTCCACGCGTCACGGTGAAGGAGTTGGAGGAGGACCCTCCCGCACCGCCCTCGCGACCGTCGTCTGCGGACGACGACGCCGACGGTCGCGTTCCCACCGGCTTGCGGATCGGTGCCGCGTGGGCGTGGCGCATGGTCGTCATCGGTATTGCCGTAGTCGCTTTCCTGTGGTTTTTGGCCAAAGCCAGCATCGTGGTGATTCCCCTGGTCGTTGCCGTTCTTTTGGCGGCCATGTTCCAACCCATGGCGGCCTGGTTGATGAAACACGGCTGGAACAAGTCGCTCGCCGCCTTGTTGGTGCTCGTCACCGGGCTCGCCGCCGTGGCAGGGACCTTGACGTTCGTGGTCGACCAGTTCATCAAAGGTGTCCCCGACTTCGGTCAACAGGCGGTCGAAGGACTCAAAGAAGCACAGAAGTGGTTGGAGTCGGGCCCCTACGGCTTGGACGGCCAACAGGTCACCGCCTACCTGTCGAACGTGGAGGATTCGGTTAGCGACTGGTTCAGCGACAACCAAACCGATCTGGCGCAGAGCGCACTCGACATCGGCGGTTCGGTCGCCACCAGTCTCATCTACACGCTCACCGGTTTCTTCCTGGTCCTGTTCTGCACGTACTTCTTCCTCCGCGACGGACGGTCGATCTGGGAGTTCCTCACCGGAATGCTGCCGGCCCGTGCGGTGGAGCCGACCCGCTACGCCGGTGGTGCGGGCTGGTCGTCGATGGTGCAGTACATGCGCACCATGGTGCTCGTGGCACTGGTGGACGCCTTCGGTATCGGTCTGGGGCTGTGGATTCTGGACATCCCGCTGTGGCTGCCGCTCGCCGCGTTGGTCTTCCTCGGCGGGTTCATCCCGATCGTCGGTGCGACTGTGTCGGGTTCGGTAGCGGTCATGGTCGCCTTGATCGGAACGGACAATCCGCTGTGGAACGCCTTGTTCGTCCTTTTGATCGTCCTCGCGGTGCAGCAAATCGAATCGAACATTCTCCATCCAGTGATGATGAGCCGAGCAGTGAAACTCCATCCGCTCGCCATCGTCCTCTCGGTGACGACCGGCGGAATCCTCGCGGGTATCGTGGGAGCTTTGATTGCCGTTCCGGCTCTCGCCATGATCAACGCCTTCGTGCGCGCCCTGTCGCGCTATCGCGAGGCACACCGACACGCTGAGGAAGAGGACGTCACCCTGGAAGGGGAGGAGTCCGTCGCCCTCCGCCGAGATGAAGAGGAACAAACATCTTGA